In the genome of Pseudomonas sp. P5_109, one region contains:
- a CDS encoding DUF4142 domain-containing protein, producing the protein MDGFNVRHLVLAVALGSCIGSALAATSNDFVDKAAAGGIAEVEASRLALEKSASADVKEFANMMITDHSKANDELAALAKKYDIEVPDSTTLTKQAKEKILDMRDESFDAAYADNQVKAHEEAIELFKKEANTVTDDRVKGATELKGFAQKMLPALEKHLGMAKTLQAAHPGK; encoded by the coding sequence ATGGACGGATTCAACGTGCGTCACCTGGTCCTCGCTGTTGCCCTTGGCAGTTGCATCGGCAGCGCCCTGGCTGCCACTTCCAATGATTTTGTCGACAAAGCCGCGGCTGGCGGCATCGCCGAAGTCGAGGCCAGCCGGCTGGCCCTGGAAAAAAGTGCATCAGCCGACGTCAAGGAATTCGCCAACATGATGATTACCGATCATTCCAAGGCCAACGATGAACTGGCCGCACTGGCGAAAAAATACGACATCGAAGTGCCGGACAGCACGACACTGACCAAACAAGCCAAGGAAAAAATCCTCGATATGCGTGACGAGTCCTTCGACGCAGCCTATGCCGACAATCAGGTCAAGGCTCATGAAGAAGCCATCGAGCTGTTCAAGAAGGAGGCCAATACAGTGACGGACGACCGGGTCAAAGGTGCCACCGAGCTCAAGGGCTTTGCGCAAAAAATGCTGCCGGCCCTGGAAAAACACCTCGGGATGGCGAAGACACTTCAGGCCGCCCATCCAGGCAAATAG
- a CDS encoding sterol desaturase/SRPBCC family protein — translation MRQTTEGFRSRYRADIRPLYNPWLHGAFVLVFGALAISAFWSNVHQVRPTEWLAVPVTLLLFNLGVYMVHRHLGHHKKSFARLFYARHAGDHHSFFTPGHMTYDSARDWRVILFPAWLIVLHTLAVALPLWWLLKQLNTNVAGLVGGFLVLGYLAYEVFHACEHLPPRNPLTRLPWIRQMRRLHELHHRRELMQERNFNIVFPLMDYLFGTLYWEPEPAPLNPTRTPMTRMQHQIVIAGRPIEVLAYASTVTLWPQWHPSSLHIDGPKGPLHAGARFEEDIRAGGRDGHLSWEVAEYLPGRRWSARAEGDHGLSLVVTYECDATGDNTHFVRTLEYQFSGLAMRIANRLLLKRRIDRESAASLQALRDKAQNYLVTTGVSA, via the coding sequence GTGAGGCAGACCACCGAAGGATTCCGCAGCCGCTACCGTGCCGACATTCGTCCACTCTACAACCCTTGGCTGCATGGCGCTTTTGTCCTGGTGTTCGGGGCACTGGCGATCAGCGCGTTCTGGAGCAACGTGCACCAGGTGCGGCCGACAGAATGGCTGGCGGTGCCCGTCACGCTGCTGTTGTTCAACCTCGGCGTGTACATGGTGCATCGCCATCTGGGGCATCATAAAAAGAGCTTCGCCCGGCTGTTTTATGCCCGTCACGCCGGCGACCACCACAGTTTTTTCACCCCCGGCCACATGACCTACGACAGCGCGCGCGACTGGCGGGTGATTCTGTTTCCGGCCTGGCTGATCGTGCTGCACACGCTCGCCGTCGCCCTGCCCCTCTGGTGGCTGCTCAAGCAATTGAATACCAACGTCGCCGGACTGGTCGGCGGCTTTCTTGTCCTCGGCTACCTGGCTTATGAAGTATTTCATGCCTGCGAGCATCTGCCGCCGCGCAACCCGCTCACGCGGTTGCCGTGGATCCGCCAGATGCGCCGGCTGCACGAGTTGCACCACCGCCGCGAACTGATGCAAGAGCGTAATTTCAACATCGTTTTCCCGCTGATGGATTACCTGTTCGGCACCCTTTATTGGGAGCCGGAACCTGCGCCGCTCAACCCGACGAGAACGCCCATGACCCGCATGCAGCATCAGATTGTCATTGCCGGACGCCCGATCGAAGTACTGGCCTACGCCAGCACCGTGACCCTCTGGCCGCAATGGCACCCTTCGTCGCTGCATATCGATGGGCCAAAAGGCCCGTTGCATGCCGGCGCACGTTTCGAGGAGGACATCCGTGCCGGCGGCCGCGACGGGCACTTGAGCTGGGAGGTGGCCGAGTACCTGCCCGGACGGCGCTGGAGCGCCCGGGCCGAGGGTGATCATGGCCTGTCGCTGGTGGTCACCTATGAATGCGATGCCACAGGCGACAACACACATTTCGTCCGGACCCTGGAGTATCAATTCAGCGGTCTGGCGATGCGGATCGCCAACCGGTTGCTGCTCAAGCGGCGCATCGACCGGGAATCGGCGGCTTCGCTGCAGGCGTTGCGCGACAAGGCGCAGAATTACCTGGTGACCACAGGGGTCAGCGCGTGA
- a CDS encoding LysR family transcriptional regulator: MDIDLARTFLEIVRHGSLAAAAQKLHVTQTAITARVQKLESQLGSTLFVRNRAGARLTPNGEAFVVYANQLVQTWEAARRDLPLPEGYRDVLHIGGEVSLCNPLMLGWAGEIRKNIPSHALRMEIRDGENLLRQLELGVLDAALVYQPEYWPRLQVEQILEEKLILVRLADRPDPYVYIDWGADFRRQHDAALPEKAKAALSFNLGPLGLQYLLENGGSGYFRTRVVQSYLDSGALERVPKAPEFNYPTYLVYSRDRDSPTLQRAFDLLRKVIDSDEDWSQRWDPLT, translated from the coding sequence ATGGACATCGACCTCGCCCGTACCTTCCTCGAAATCGTTCGCCATGGCAGCCTCGCTGCCGCCGCGCAAAAGCTGCATGTCACCCAGACCGCGATCACCGCGCGGGTGCAGAAACTCGAGAGCCAACTGGGCAGCACCCTGTTCGTGCGCAATCGTGCCGGCGCGCGCCTGACGCCCAACGGTGAAGCGTTCGTGGTGTACGCCAATCAACTGGTGCAAACCTGGGAAGCCGCGCGGCGTGATCTGCCATTACCCGAGGGCTACCGCGACGTGCTGCACATCGGTGGCGAGGTGAGCCTGTGTAACCCGTTGATGCTCGGCTGGGCCGGCGAAATCCGCAAGAACATCCCCAGCCACGCCTTGCGTATGGAAATCCGTGACGGCGAAAACCTGCTGCGCCAACTGGAGTTGGGCGTTCTGGATGCCGCGCTGGTGTATCAGCCCGAGTATTGGCCGCGTCTGCAGGTCGAGCAGATTCTCGAAGAAAAACTGATCCTCGTGCGCCTGGCCGACAGGCCCGATCCTTATGTGTACATCGATTGGGGTGCTGATTTCCGGCGCCAGCACGATGCCGCCCTGCCGGAAAAAGCCAAGGCTGCCCTGAGCTTCAACCTCGGCCCGCTGGGCTTGCAGTACCTTCTCGAAAACGGCGGCAGTGGTTACTTCCGCACCCGTGTCGTACAGAGTTATCTCGACAGCGGCGCCCTGGAACGGGTGCCCAAGGCTCCCGAATTCAACTACCCGACCTATCTGGTCTATTCGCGCGATCGTGACTCGCCGACACTGCAACGCGCCTTCGACCTGCTGCGTAAAGTCATCGATTCCGACGAAGACTGGTCGCAACGCTGGGACCCGCTGACCTGA
- a CDS encoding histidine phosphatase family protein, with the protein MGSIYLIRHGQASFGADDYDVLSPTGIRQAEILGRHLAELGISFDRCLAGDLRRQQHTANSALEQFAAVGLPVPILETDSAFNEFDADAVIRALLPAMLPDEPEALNILRNAAQNRGEFQRIFALIIERWLAGTYDTPGLESWLGFVERVRAGLHRILDQADNTQKIAVFTSGGTITALLHLITQMPARQAFELNWQIVNTSLNQLKFRGREVALASFNGHAHLQLLKAPELITFR; encoded by the coding sequence GTGGGCAGTATCTATCTGATTCGACATGGCCAGGCCTCCTTTGGTGCAGACGACTATGACGTCCTGTCGCCGACCGGCATTCGTCAGGCTGAAATCCTTGGCCGTCACCTGGCCGAACTGGGGATCAGCTTCGACCGCTGCCTGGCGGGCGACCTGCGCCGCCAGCAGCACACGGCCAACAGCGCGCTGGAACAATTCGCCGCGGTGGGCCTGCCGGTGCCGATCCTGGAAACCGACTCCGCCTTCAACGAATTCGACGCCGATGCAGTGATCCGCGCGTTGTTGCCGGCCATGCTGCCGGACGAGCCCGAAGCGCTGAACATCTTGCGCAACGCCGCGCAAAACCGTGGTGAGTTCCAGCGTATCTTCGCCCTGATCATCGAGCGCTGGCTTGCCGGCACCTATGACACACCGGGGCTGGAAAGCTGGCTGGGCTTTGTCGAGCGGGTGCGGGCCGGCTTGCATCGTATTCTCGACCAGGCCGACAACACCCAGAAAATCGCCGTGTTCACCTCCGGCGGCACCATCACTGCCCTGCTCCACCTGATTACGCAAATGCCTGCCCGGCAGGCCTTTGAATTGAACTGGCAAATCGTCAACACCTCGCTCAACCAGCTTAAGTTTCGTGGTCGCGAGGTGGCCCTGGCTTCCTTCAACGGTCATGCGCACCTGCAACTGTTGAAGGCACCGGAACTCATCACGTTTCGCTGA
- a CDS encoding dermonecrotic toxin domain-containing protein: MNDHPTPLHPEPASLRETLKSVVSTALPQSPEQFGAQLIKEKWGQDIDPQTAMLVTLDYRYHGHPAQDGIEQGQVANTQALVQALLANYQTVGDGRFAESAFGLYTPPDVGPSIRIVEHVDEFADHGNGNHHTYEGVYRQTTPQAYGPATQIALRPAAFKQWVWELDLQTRYQAYLDRAWPSDKRIAQAAPYDLRTSTKAAFIMSACLQHQEGSLTREGLALAMQAAGLPAEQAWSALTLDQVQAPTRVGAPIEVGRLTIYRYTSNDIWCYRHRHSGRVLLNIPGNSSPLHEFADLPHLRQWIVAQGKEAATRQALVAHFAEDDREDGTFHAGVLTALEGMALYPKEHWLTRSAGLFNDDGFWDPQDYIDLERASSSTDPFAQLVLSMKQSSMAGVKTIRDDAQVNRDNLSAVVEPLVQWINRLGPLALFIPGGEGILVLAGLIDAGYGLDQAVNGKTPEQRSEGVTRTVFGLLNALPLAGAAMALKGEEKIAGSLHAPREPGSGLHLETPPEPAPGSIPVSVSTRVELIRGVCAPLADFSDEVVAQIARVSTVDDDMLRLMQSGHPPTPMLADTITRFKLDQALETVADPQTRAGLFNARYQALQHTDQQWVRLFQREYPGLPKSVVEQILDRSGIDIERSVDADEALQLFKRLDNKAREYQQHVRLNRAYEGLYLRSVSPAETDVLALHSLERLPGWLKGLRVEVLDGSISGRVLDRCGPLDSEDCRRLIKVGDGYRYCAVAATDGEGADVFTALVDLLSGEERAALSLDSPAAARQLRLRIGAHALSRSELRVGLDRMDSRLPFEARGLRGGSFPNTPQAAALTHGVMRLQIKDVYPDFTDAQADELLINAGAGAQTLVGRLIFEMQQLHSDLRLWVDQSVLDVDEMDVDFLTVNDDEAAGMSPQQIAAHNVELLQTVIDCERETRIELGDELMSIWQKCPPQINRVVSGEVFSGYRLDLGFEDYHRLPTMNVRFNEVVELSMQGLSLVERESLGNFLESFPNLRSLNLERVDLRRLNADGVLEGVLPRSIRQMNQLTTLNLRSTLLQLEENTAAQFADLLSLQTLDLSDNPLTVPPVVLGLKELRVLNLRNTGIRHCPIGIADQPYLTSLDLRGNRISRVPHAILNQAVSRDRVKLWGNPLTDEETLLRLVDHRERTGINLWLSEPGADYGSATPWLGEGDESVREARQQIWQRLAGKPSGSALLRVMDGLSLTADFQVGYRSLQARVWRLLDEADTSEELWGWLRQCVETRMADGQNPFRLFVVLEDRVRLYRDWVAMGRPIPLVDHPVF, translated from the coding sequence ATGAATGACCATCCGACACCGCTTCATCCTGAGCCTGCGTCGCTGCGCGAAACACTGAAGTCTGTGGTGAGCACGGCTCTGCCGCAGTCTCCCGAGCAATTCGGTGCACAGTTGATCAAGGAGAAATGGGGGCAAGACATCGACCCGCAAACCGCCATGCTGGTCACCCTGGATTACCGCTACCACGGGCACCCTGCGCAAGACGGTATCGAGCAAGGTCAGGTGGCAAACACGCAAGCGTTGGTGCAGGCGCTGCTGGCGAACTACCAGACCGTTGGCGACGGGCGTTTCGCCGAAAGCGCATTTGGCTTGTACACACCGCCCGATGTCGGCCCGTCCATTCGTATTGTGGAGCATGTCGATGAATTCGCCGACCACGGCAATGGCAACCACCATACCTACGAAGGCGTCTATCGCCAGACCACGCCTCAGGCGTATGGACCGGCAACACAAATTGCCCTCAGGCCGGCCGCGTTCAAGCAGTGGGTGTGGGAACTGGATTTGCAAACCCGCTATCAGGCGTACCTTGATCGTGCCTGGCCCTCAGACAAGCGAATCGCCCAGGCGGCGCCTTACGACCTGAGAACCTCGACCAAGGCTGCCTTTATCATGAGCGCCTGCCTGCAGCATCAGGAGGGCAGTTTGACACGGGAGGGCCTGGCCCTGGCCATGCAGGCCGCCGGGTTGCCAGCAGAGCAGGCGTGGAGTGCGTTGACCCTCGATCAGGTACAGGCACCCACCCGTGTCGGCGCGCCGATCGAGGTCGGTCGGCTGACGATCTATCGCTACACATCGAACGATATCTGGTGTTATCGCCACCGTCACAGCGGCCGGGTCTTGCTGAACATTCCCGGTAACTCCTCACCCTTGCATGAGTTCGCCGATTTGCCGCACCTGCGCCAATGGATCGTGGCCCAAGGCAAAGAGGCCGCCACACGGCAAGCACTGGTCGCGCATTTTGCCGAGGACGATCGTGAAGATGGCACCTTCCACGCAGGCGTATTGACAGCATTGGAGGGCATGGCGCTCTACCCGAAGGAACACTGGCTGACAAGGAGCGCAGGGCTGTTCAATGACGACGGCTTCTGGGACCCACAGGATTACATCGATCTTGAGCGTGCGTCCTCAAGCACCGATCCGTTCGCCCAGTTGGTACTGAGTATGAAGCAGTCGTCCATGGCCGGCGTCAAAACCATCCGTGACGATGCCCAGGTCAATCGCGACAACCTGAGCGCGGTGGTGGAGCCTCTGGTGCAATGGATCAACCGGTTGGGGCCATTGGCGTTGTTCATTCCGGGAGGCGAGGGCATCCTGGTGCTGGCCGGCCTGATCGACGCCGGTTACGGCCTTGATCAGGCCGTCAACGGCAAGACACCGGAACAGCGCTCCGAGGGTGTGACGCGCACGGTGTTCGGCTTGCTCAATGCGCTCCCGCTGGCCGGGGCGGCGATGGCACTCAAGGGCGAAGAGAAAATCGCCGGATCGCTGCACGCGCCTCGGGAGCCCGGGAGCGGGCTGCATCTCGAAACACCACCCGAGCCCGCACCCGGATCGATTCCGGTGTCCGTGTCAACACGCGTGGAGCTGATACGTGGTGTTTGCGCGCCGCTGGCTGACTTCAGCGATGAGGTGGTGGCGCAGATCGCCCGGGTCAGCACGGTCGACGACGATATGCTGCGCTTGATGCAGTCAGGCCACCCGCCAACACCGATGTTGGCTGACACCATCACCCGCTTCAAGCTCGATCAGGCGCTCGAGACCGTCGCCGACCCGCAAACACGGGCTGGATTGTTCAACGCCCGCTATCAGGCATTGCAGCACACGGACCAGCAATGGGTTCGTCTGTTTCAGCGCGAATACCCCGGATTACCGAAAAGTGTGGTGGAGCAGATTCTCGACCGTTCGGGGATCGACATCGAGCGGTCCGTCGATGCTGACGAGGCGCTGCAACTGTTCAAGCGTCTGGACAACAAAGCGCGCGAGTACCAACAACATGTTCGGCTCAACCGGGCCTATGAAGGCCTCTACTTGCGTTCGGTCTCGCCTGCCGAAACCGATGTGCTGGCGTTGCATTCCCTGGAGCGCCTGCCCGGTTGGCTCAAAGGCCTGCGAGTCGAAGTGCTCGACGGCTCCATCAGTGGTCGGGTCCTGGACCGCTGCGGTCCGCTGGATTCCGAGGATTGCCGGCGTTTGATCAAGGTCGGTGATGGTTATCGCTACTGCGCAGTGGCGGCTACCGACGGCGAAGGTGCGGATGTGTTTACCGCGCTGGTCGATCTGTTGTCCGGGGAGGAACGTGCTGCGCTATCGCTGGACTCGCCAGCTGCGGCCAGGCAGTTGCGGTTGCGTATTGGCGCGCATGCCTTGTCCCGCTCCGAGTTGAGGGTCGGCCTCGATCGAATGGATTCGCGTCTGCCCTTCGAAGCACGAGGGTTGCGCGGTGGCAGCTTCCCGAATACGCCACAGGCCGCGGCGCTGACCCACGGCGTCATGCGTCTGCAGATCAAGGATGTTTACCCGGATTTCACCGATGCCCAGGCGGATGAGCTGCTGATTAACGCAGGTGCCGGGGCGCAAACGCTGGTGGGTCGCCTGATTTTCGAGATGCAGCAGTTGCATTCCGATCTGCGCCTATGGGTCGACCAGTCCGTGCTGGATGTCGATGAAATGGACGTGGATTTTCTGACTGTGAACGATGACGAGGCCGCGGGCATGAGTCCCCAGCAGATCGCAGCGCACAATGTCGAACTGCTGCAAACCGTGATCGATTGCGAGCGTGAAACGCGAATCGAGCTGGGCGATGAACTGATGAGCATTTGGCAAAAATGCCCGCCCCAGATCAATAGAGTGGTGTCGGGCGAGGTGTTTTCCGGCTACAGGCTGGATTTGGGGTTCGAAGATTACCATCGGTTGCCGACGATGAACGTGCGCTTCAATGAGGTCGTCGAGCTATCGATGCAGGGCCTGAGCCTGGTCGAGCGCGAGAGCTTGGGCAACTTTCTCGAAAGTTTTCCGAATCTGCGTTCCCTGAACCTGGAGCGTGTCGACCTGCGGCGGTTAAACGCAGACGGCGTGCTGGAAGGTGTGCTGCCTCGATCGATTCGGCAAATGAACCAGCTCACAACGCTCAACCTGCGTTCCACTCTACTGCAGCTTGAGGAGAACACGGCCGCACAGTTTGCTGATCTGCTGAGCTTGCAAACGCTGGATCTGAGTGACAACCCTTTGACCGTCCCGCCTGTTGTTCTGGGGCTCAAGGAGTTGCGTGTGCTGAACTTGAGAAACACCGGCATACGCCATTGCCCGATTGGCATTGCCGATCAGCCGTACCTCACCTCGCTTGACTTGCGAGGCAACCGGATCAGCCGGGTTCCCCACGCGATCCTGAATCAGGCGGTCTCCCGGGATCGGGTGAAGCTGTGGGGTAATCCATTGACGGATGAAGAGACGTTGTTGCGCCTGGTCGATCATCGTGAGCGCACTGGAATCAATCTGTGGTTGAGTGAACCGGGTGCCGATTATGGCAGTGCGACGCCCTGGCTGGGGGAGGGCGATGAAAGCGTGCGCGAGGCGCGGCAACAGATCTGGCAACGATTGGCCGGCAAGCCATCGGGCAGTGCGTTGCTCCGGGTCATGGATGGATTGAGCCTTACGGCGGATTTCCAGGTGGGTTATCGGTCGCTGCAGGCACGCGTGTGGCGCTTGCTCGACGAGGCGGATACATCAGAAGAGTTGTGGGGTTGGCTGCGCCAGTGCGTCGAAACGCGGATGGCCGATGGGCAAAACCCGTTCAGGTTGTTCGTGGTGCTGGAGGATCGAGTCCGGCTCTACCGCGACTGGGTCGCCATGGGGCGGCCGATACCGCTGGTGGATCATCCGGTGTTCTAG
- the sohB gene encoding protease SohB: MEFFSEYAIFLAKTVTLVIAILVVLASFAALRSKGRRKSAGQLQVSKLNDFYKGLRERLEQTLLDKDQLKALRKTQAKTDKKQKKKPEAKPRVFVLDFNGDIKASATESLRHEITALLTLATPKDEVVLRLESGGGMVHSYGLASSQLARIREAGVPLTVCIDKVAASGGYMMACIGQKIISAPFAILGSIGVVAQLPNVNRLLKKHDIDFEVLTAGEYKRTLTVFGENTEKGREKFQQDLDITHQLFKNFVSRYRPQLAIDEVATGEIWLGVAALDKHLVDELKTSDEYLAERASKSELYHLHYAERKSLPERIGMAASGSVDRVLLSWWSRLTQQRFW; the protein is encoded by the coding sequence GTGGAGTTTTTTTCCGAGTACGCCATTTTTCTGGCCAAGACCGTGACCCTGGTGATCGCCATCCTGGTGGTCCTGGCCAGCTTTGCGGCCCTGCGCAGCAAAGGGCGGCGCAAGTCGGCCGGCCAGTTGCAGGTCAGCAAGCTCAATGATTTCTACAAAGGACTGCGCGAGCGCCTGGAGCAGACCTTGCTCGACAAGGACCAGCTCAAGGCCCTGCGCAAGACCCAGGCTAAAACCGACAAGAAACAGAAGAAAAAGCCCGAAGCCAAACCCCGGGTGTTCGTGCTGGATTTCAACGGCGATATCAAGGCTTCGGCCACCGAAAGCCTGCGCCACGAAATCACGGCATTGCTGACCCTCGCCACTCCGAAGGACGAAGTGGTGCTGCGCCTGGAAAGCGGCGGCGGCATGGTCCACAGCTACGGCCTGGCCTCCTCGCAACTGGCGCGTATCCGCGAAGCCGGCGTGCCCCTGACCGTGTGCATCGACAAGGTCGCGGCCAGCGGCGGCTACATGATGGCGTGCATCGGCCAGAAGATCATCAGCGCGCCGTTCGCGATCCTCGGCTCGATTGGCGTGGTCGCACAGTTGCCTAACGTCAATCGCCTGCTGAAAAAGCACGACATCGACTTTGAAGTGCTGACCGCCGGTGAATACAAACGCACCCTGACGGTGTTTGGCGAAAACACCGAGAAGGGCCGGGAGAAGTTCCAGCAAGACCTGGACATCACTCATCAACTGTTCAAGAACTTCGTGTCGCGGTATCGCCCGCAACTGGCGATCGATGAAGTGGCCACCGGCGAAATCTGGCTCGGTGTCGCGGCGCTGGACAAGCACCTGGTCGACGAACTCAAGACCAGCGATGAATACCTCGCTGAACGTGCCAGCAAGTCCGAGCTCTATCACTTGCACTACGCCGAACGCAAAAGCCTGCCAGAGCGCATCGGCATGGCCGCCAGCGGCTCGGTCGATCGCGTGCTGCTGAGTTGGTGGAGCCGTTTGACCCAGCAACGCTTCTGGTAG
- a CDS encoding SMP-30/gluconolactonase/LRE family protein produces the protein MSRTFKCLLLIIVVIGAFLLLMPTKVRPVAWTPQPAPSLSSGIYAANQRLKGVERIGATDIDGPEALLLENDMLITGLHDGRLISTSLDGKTRKVLADTGGRPLGLARHPNGLLVIADAVKGLLSLDAQGRLVALTTESDGVPFGFTDDVAIDKPGHYAYFSDASRRFGYGHDGEAVLEHGGDGRLLRYDFQTGKTSVVLDKLEFANGVTLGPDDAYVLVNETGAYRISRYWLSGPKAGTHDLFIDNLPGLPDNLSFNGHDRFWVALYAPRNALLDGTAAHPFVRKMIVRAMTVLPNPVEKRGFVLGLDLEGKVIANLQDDSSDNYSPITTVREYGDWLYFGSLKAQNMARLPLSKALQ, from the coding sequence GTGAGCAGAACCTTCAAGTGCCTGTTGCTGATCATCGTCGTCATCGGCGCCTTCCTGCTGCTGATGCCGACCAAGGTGCGACCGGTGGCCTGGACGCCACAGCCTGCGCCATCCCTGTCCAGCGGAATCTACGCCGCGAATCAGCGGCTCAAGGGCGTGGAGCGCATCGGTGCCACCGACATCGACGGGCCGGAAGCCTTGTTGCTGGAAAACGATATGCTCATTACCGGCCTGCACGACGGTCGCCTGATCAGCACCAGCCTGGATGGCAAGACCCGGAAAGTCCTGGCCGATACCGGTGGCCGGCCACTGGGCCTGGCCCGGCATCCGAATGGCCTGCTGGTGATCGCCGATGCAGTCAAAGGCTTGTTGTCACTCGACGCCCAGGGGCGCCTGGTGGCCCTGACCACAGAGTCTGACGGCGTTCCCTTCGGCTTTACCGACGATGTGGCTATCGACAAACCGGGTCATTACGCCTATTTCAGCGATGCGTCGCGCCGCTTCGGCTATGGTCACGACGGTGAGGCCGTGCTCGAACACGGCGGTGACGGTCGCCTGCTGCGCTACGACTTCCAGACCGGCAAGACATCGGTTGTGCTGGACAAGCTGGAGTTTGCCAACGGCGTGACCCTGGGACCGGACGATGCCTATGTCCTGGTCAATGAAACCGGCGCCTACCGCATCAGTCGCTATTGGCTCAGCGGCCCCAAGGCCGGTACCCACGACCTGTTCATCGATAACCTGCCGGGGCTCCCGGACAACCTGTCGTTCAATGGCCACGACCGGTTCTGGGTAGCATTGTATGCCCCCCGCAACGCCTTGCTCGATGGCACGGCGGCGCATCCGTTCGTGCGCAAGATGATCGTGCGGGCCATGACCGTCTTGCCCAACCCCGTGGAAAAGCGCGGGTTTGTCCTGGGCCTGGACCTTGAAGGCAAAGTGATCGCCAATCTGCAGGACGACAGCAGCGACAACTACTCACCGATCACCACGGTGCGCGAGTACGGGGACTGGTTGTATTTCGGCTCACTGAAAGCGCAGAACATGGCGCGGTTGCCTTTGAGCAAGGCATTGCAATGA
- a CDS encoding DUF934 domain-containing protein, producing MQRIIKNNEVVDETWHLLPKDFNIDEISNCDDLIVPLQLWREHSRMLLARDGGLGIWLDADEEAEEIGEDVARFQVIALNFPAFTDGRNYSNARLLRDRYGFKGELRAIGDVLRDQLFYMHRCGFDAFAIRADKDPHEALEGLKDFSVTYQAATDEPLPLFRRR from the coding sequence ATGCAGCGAATCATTAAGAACAACGAGGTCGTCGACGAAACCTGGCACCTGCTGCCCAAGGACTTCAACATCGACGAAATCAGCAACTGCGACGACCTCATCGTGCCCTTGCAGCTGTGGCGCGAACACAGCCGCATGCTCCTGGCCCGCGACGGCGGCCTGGGTATCTGGCTTGATGCCGATGAAGAAGCCGAGGAAATCGGCGAAGACGTGGCGCGGTTCCAGGTCATTGCCCTGAACTTCCCGGCCTTCACCGATGGCCGCAACTACTCCAACGCCCGCCTGCTGCGTGACCGTTACGGTTTCAAGGGCGAATTGCGGGCCATTGGCGACGTGCTGCGTGACCAGTTGTTCTACATGCATCGCTGTGGTTTCGACGCGTTCGCCATTCGCGCCGACAAAGATCCGCACGAAGCCCTTGAAGGCCTCAAGGACTTCTCGGTGACCTATCAGGCCGCTACCGACGAACCGCTGCCGCTGTTCCGTCGCCGCTGA
- a CDS encoding SCP2 sterol-binding domain-containing protein produces MTSVADAVQAMKAKFNPAAAAGLDLVFGFRIDDTKNFSLIVKNSTCELQEGENPDAQVTLVMDGETLEGIVDGSTDGMQAFMGGKLRAEGDMMLAMKLSELFPS; encoded by the coding sequence ATGACCTCCGTAGCAGACGCCGTACAAGCAATGAAAGCCAAGTTCAACCCAGCCGCTGCTGCCGGTCTGGACCTGGTCTTCGGTTTCCGCATCGACGACACCAAGAACTTCTCGCTGATCGTCAAGAACAGCACTTGCGAGCTGCAGGAAGGCGAGAACCCGGACGCCCAGGTGACTCTGGTGATGGACGGCGAAACCCTGGAAGGCATCGTCGACGGTTCGACTGACGGCATGCAAGCGTTCATGGGCGGCAAGCTGCGCGCTGAAGGCGACATGATGCTGGCGATGAAACTGTCCGAACTGTTCCCGTCGTAA